In the genome of Streptomyces sp. SAI-127, the window CGAACGGCTGCGTTCGGCACCGCGGTCCATGAGGCCCGCCTTGACGGTCGTACGGAGTCCGGTGAGGCCGATGTTGCGCTCGATGGACATGTCCATCACGAGGCCCTGGGCGCGCCGGTCCTCGGGGACCAGGGCGAGGCCGGCGGCCATCGCGGTGGACGGAGCGCCGTTGACCAGGGCCCTGCCGTCCACGGAGACCTCGCCGGCGTCCCAGCGGTCGATGCCGAACACGGCTCGGGCGACTTCGGTACGGCCCGCTCCGACGAGCCCCGCGAGGCCGACGATCTCGCCTTTCCTGACCTCGAAGGAGACGTCGGTGAAGACGCCCTCCCGGGTCAGCCGGCTCACCGTGAGCGCGACCTCGCCGGGGCGTACGTCCTGCTTGGGGTACAGGTCGTCGAGGTCGCGGCCGACCATCCGGCGGACGAGGTCGTCCTCGGTCATGCCCTCGATCGGCTCGCTGGCGATCCAGGCGCCGTCGCGCAGGGTGGTGACCCGCTGGCAGATCCGGAAGATCTCCTCCAGGCGGTGCGAGATGAACAGGACGGCGGCGCCCTGCTCGCGCAGCGCCTTGACGACACCGAAGAGGCGGGCCACCTCGCTGCCGGTGAGGGCGGCGGTCGGCTCGTCCATGATCAGGACCCGGGCCTCGAAGGACAGCGCCTTGGCGATCTCGACGATCTGCTGGTCGGCGATGGACAGGCCGCGCGCCGGGCGGTCGGGGTCGAGCTCGACGCCGAGGCGCTGCATCAGCGCCAGGGTCGCGGCGTGCGTGGACTTGTGGTCGATCCGGCCCAGGGCGCGCCGGGGCTGGCGGCCCATGAAGATGTTCTCGGCGATCGACAGGTCTGGGAAGAGCGTGGGCTCCTGGTAGATCACGGCGATACCGGCGTCGCGGGCGTCACCGGGACCGTGGAAGAGGACCGGCTCGCCGTCGAGCACTACCTGGCCGGAGTCCGGCCGGTGCACTCCCGCGAGGGTCTTGATGAGGGTCGACTTGCCCGCGCCGTTCTCGCCGGCGAGGGCGTGTACCTCCCCGGGAAACAGCTCCAGGGAGACGTCCCGCAGGGCGCGAACCGCGCCGAAGGACTTCGAAATGTCCCTGAGCGCGAGAACCGGGGCCGGACCCGTGGTGGACGGGTGGGTCATTGGGGGCTCCTCGACGACGCCGGCGGGACGGCCCTCTCGGCGTCGTGAAAGGTTTCAACTTGGTTGCCGGGACGTTAGGCATGGAGCGCATGTCACGTCAATGGGTTCGTGTCGAAAATGTTTCGATGGACTCAGGTCACGGCATGGTCACGGGCAACAGCCTTGGCCGCAGGGGTTGACACCCCTTCGAGGTCGCCATACTTTCGCGTCTTGAATCGTTTCACAGTGAAGCTGTTCGCAAGCCCTTCGGACCCGACGTCACAGGAGCCCTCAAGTGACCGAGCTCGCCGCGGTGAAGGCCGCTCTCAAGACCCAGGCAGTCGAGACGCCGTCGTGGGCGTACGGGAACTCCGGAACCCGCTTCAAGGTCTTCGCCCAGCAGGGCGTACCGCGTACTCCGCAGGAGAAGCTGGAGGACGCGGCGCAGGTGCACGCCTTCACCGGGGTGGCCCCGACCGTCGCCCTGCACATCCCCTGGGACAAGGTCGAGGACTACGCCGCGCTGGCGAAGTTCGCCGAGGAGCGGGGCGTGAAGCTGGGCGCCATCAACTCCAACACGTTCCAGGACGACGACTACAAGCTGGGCAGCATCTGCCATCCGGACGCCTCCGTGCGGCGGAAGGCTCTCGGTCATCTGCTGGAGTGCGTCGACATCATGGACGCGACCGGGTCCCAGGACCTGAAGCTGTGGTTCGCCGACGGCACGAACTATCCCGGTCAGGATGATCTGCGGGCTCGGCAGGACCGGCTGGCCGAAGGTCTGTCCGAGGTGTACGACCGTCTGGGTGACGGGCAGCGGATGCTGCTCGAGTACAAGTTCTTCGAGCCGGCCTTCTACTCGACGGACGTACCGGACTGGGGGACGGCGTACGCGCACTGTCTGAAGCTCGGGCACAAGGCGCAGGTCGTCGTCGACACCGGGCACCACGCTCCCGGCACCAACATCGAGTTCATCGTCGCCACGCTGCTGCGGGAGGGGAAGCTCGGCGGGTTCGACTTCAACTCGCGGTTCTACGCCGACGACGACCTCATGGTGGGGGCGGCCGACCCGTTCCAGCTGTTCCGGATCATGTACGAGGTCATCCGTGGCGGCGGGTACACGCCCGACGTCGCCTTCATGCTCGACCAGTGCCACAACATCGAGGCGAAGATTCCGGCGATCATCCGGTCCGTCATGAACGTCCAGGAAGCGACCGCCAAGGCGCTGCTGGTCGACCGGGACGCTCTTGCCGTGGCTCAGCGCGAGGGTGATGTGCTGGAGGCCAACGCTGTGCTGATGGATGCGTACAACACGGATGTGCGGCCGCTTCTGGCCGAGCTGCGGGAAGAGACGGGGTTGGACGCCAATCCGATTGCTGCGTACAAGCGGTCCGGGTGGGCCGAGAAGATCGTGGCCGAGCGGGTTGGTGGGGAACAGGCTGGTTGGGGAGCGTAAGCGTCTGCCGATTTCCGTCGTATGCGGGGTGCGGGTCCGTTGTGGCTGGTCGCGCCCACGCGGCGGAGCCGCACATTGATGCAGCCCCGCGCCCCTAGGTAGGAAAACTTCCCCTCTCTCCAGAAGGAATCGAACGTCATGGCAACCCACCCCGAAGCCGCCGCCCTCCTCGCCCGGTCTCACCGGCTCGGCTCAGACGCCCGCAACACCAACTACGCCGGCGGCAACGCGTCCGCCAAGGGCACCGACACCGACCCCGTCACCGGGGGTGACGTCGAGCTGATGTGGGTCAAGGGGTCCGGGGGTGACCTCGGGACGCTCACCGAGGGTGGGCTCGCCGTGCTGCGGCTCGATCGGATGCGGGCGCTCGTCGATGTGTACCCGGGTGTCGAGCGCGAGGACGAGATGGTCGCCGCGTTCGACTACTGCCTGCATGGGAAGGGTGGGGCGGCTCCGTCCATCGACACCGCCATGCACGGGCTGGTCGAGGCCGCCCATGTCGATCACCTGCACCCGGACTCCGGTATCGCGCTGGCCTGTGCCGCCGACGGGGAGAAGCTGACCGCCGAGTGTTTCGGCGACACCGTCGCCTGGGTGCCGTGGCGGCGGCCCGGGTTCCAGCTGGGGCTGGACATCGCCGCCATCAAGGCCGCCAACCCGCAGGCGATCGGTGTCGTCCTCGGCGGGCACGGGATCACCGCCTGGGGTGACACGGCCGAGGAGTGCGAGCGGAACTCGCTGCACATCATCCGGACCGCCGAGAAGTTCCTGGAGGAGCACGGCAAGGCCGAGCCCTTCGGGCCCGTCATCGAGGGATACGGCGCCCTTCCCGAGGCCGACCGGCGGGAGCGGGCGGCTGCCCTCGCACCGTATGTCCGCGCCGTCGCCTCCCAGGACAAGCCGCAGGTCGGGCACTTCAACGACTCCGAGGCCGTCCTGGAGTTCCTGGCCCGCGCCGAGCACCCCCGGCTCGCCGCGCTCGGAACCTCCTGCCCCGATCACTTTCTGCGGACCAAGGTGCGGCCGCTCGTCCTGGACCTGCCGCCGACGGCTCCGCTGGAGGAGGCCATCGCGCGGCTCGACGTCCTGCACGCCGAGTACCGCGAGGAGTACGCCGCCTACTACCAGCGGCACGCGCTGCCCGACTCCCCCGCCATGCGCGGCGCCGACCCGGCGATCGTGCTCGTCCCCGGTGTCGGCATGTTCTCCTTCGGCAAGGACAAGCAGACCGCCCGGGTCGCGGGTGAGTTCTACGTCAACGCGATCAACGTGATGCGGGGCGCCGAGGCCGTCTCGGCGTACGCGCCCATCGAGGAGTCCGAGAAGTTCCGCATCGAGTACTGGGCCCTCGAGGAGGCCAAGCTCCAGCGGATGCCGAAGCCCAAGCCGCTCGCGACCCGCGTGGCGCTGGTGACCGGCGCGGGCAGCGGTATCGGCAAGGCCATCGCGCAGCGCCTGGTCGCAGAGGGGGCGTGTGTCGTCGTCGCGGACCTCAACGCCGAGAACGCCTCCGCGGTCGCCGAGGAGCTCGGCGGGCCCGACAAGGCCGTCGCCGTGACCGTCGACGTCACGTCCGAGGAGCAGATCGCCGAGTCGTTCCGCGCCGCGGTGCTGGCCTTCGGTGGGGTGGACCTGGTCGTGAACAACGCGGGCATCTCCATCTCCAAGCCGCTCCTGGAGACCTCCGCCAAGGACTGGGACCTCCAGCACGACATCATGGCGCGCGGTTCCTTCCTGGTGTCGCGGGAGGCGGCCCGGGTGATGATCGCGCAGAAGCTCGGCGGCGACATCGTCTACATCGCCTCCAAGAACGCCGTCTTCGCCGGGCCCAACAACATCGCCTACTCCGCCACCAAGGCCGACCAGGCCCACCAGGTGCGGCTGCTGGCCGCCGAGCTGGGCGAGCACGGCATCCGCGTCAACGGTGTCAACCCGGACGGGGTGGTGCGCGGGTCCGGGATCTTCGCCGGCGGCTGGGGTGCCAAGCGCGCGGCCGTGTACGGCGTGGAGGAGGAGAAGCTGGGCGAGTTCTACGCGCAGCGGACCATCCTCAAGCGCGAGGTGCTCCCCGAGCACGTGGCGAACGCCGTGTTCGCGCTGACCGGCGGGGAGCTGACGCACACCACCGGGCTGCACGTCCCGGTCGACGCCGGCGTCGCGGCCGCCTTCCTGCGATGAGCGCGTCCGTGAAGTCGTACGCCGCGGTCGACCTCGGCGCGTCCAGCGGACGTGTCATGGTCGGCCGCGTCGGCCCCGACAGCCTGGAGCTGTCCGAGGCACACCGGTTCGTGAACCGTCCGGTCCGGGTCCCCGAGGGCCTGCGCTGGGACATCCTCTCGCTGTACGGGGGTGTCCTGGACGGGCTGCGGGCCGCCGGGCAGGTCGACTCCGTCGGTATCGACAGCTGGGCCGTGGACTACGGGCTGCTGGACGCCGACGGGGCGCTGCTCGGCAACCCGGTGCACTACCGGGACTCCCGTACCGAAGGGGTCGCGCAGAAGGTGTGGGCGACCGTGCCCGCGCCGGAGCTCTATGCGGCGACCGGACTCCAGTACGCGCCGTTCAACACGCTGTACCAGCTCGTGGCGGACCGACTCGTGGGCGCACAGCGCCTGTTGCTCATTCCCGACCTGCTCACCTACTGGCTGACCGGCGAGCAGGGCACCGAGCTGACCAACGCCTCGACGACCCAGCTGATCGATCCCCGGACGCGGGCGTGGTCGTACGACATCGCCGAGCGGGTCGGGATCGACCTCGAACTGTTCGCGCCGCTGCGGCAGCCGGGGGATCCGGCGGGACTGCTGCGGCCCGAGGTGCTGGAGGAGACCGGACTGCGCGGGCCCGTGCCGGTGACGGCCGTCGGGTCGCACGACACCGCCTCCGCGGTGGCCGCCGTGCCCGCGTCCGGCGAGCGGTTCGCCTACATCTGCACCGGCACCTGGTCCCTCGCGGGCCTGGAGCTCGACGCTCCGGTGCTGACCGAGGAGAGCCGGGCCGCCAACTTCACCAACGAGCTGGGGCTCGACGGCACGGTCCGCTATCTGCGGAACATCATGGGACTGTGGCTGCTCCAGGAGTGCGTACGGGCCTGGGGCGACCCGGACCTGGGCGAACTGCTCCTCGACGCCGCCAAGGTGCCGGCGCTGCGGTCGGTGGTGGACGCCGGGGACGCGAAGTTCCTCGCGCCGGGCCGGATGCCGGAGCGGATCGCCGAGGCGTGCCGTGCTTCGGGGCAGCCGGTGCCCGTCTCCCCCGCCGAGGTCACGCGGTGCATCCTCGACTCGCTCGCGCTGGCCCACCGCAAGGCCGTCGACGAGGCGCAGCGGCTGGCCGGCCATCCCGTCGACGTCGTGCACGTCGTCGGGGGCGGGACGCGCAACGCCCTGCTGTGCCAGCTGACCGCCGACGCCTGCGGGCTGCCGGTGGTGGCCGGGCCGACCGAGGCGGCAGCGCTCGGCAACGTCCTGGTCCAGGCGCGGGCCCACGGGCTCGTGCGTGACCTCGCGGGCGGGCGCGAACTGCTCACCCGGACCCAGCCGCTCACGCGGTACGAGCCGCGGGGCGACTCCGCGCGCTGGCGCGAGGCGCAGGCCCGGCTCGCCGGGGACTGACCGGGGTCTCCCCCGGACTCCCACCCCGGACTACGCTTCACTCATCCGATGATCGACCACAAGGAGCCGCGATGCGTGTCGCCCTGTTCCTGACCTGTGTCAATGACACGCTCTATCCGGACACCGGGCGCGCCGTGGTGAAACTGCTGACCAGGCTGGGCGTCGACGTCGACTTCCCGATGTCCCAGACCTGCTGCGGGCAGGCGCACTACAACACCGGCTATCGACATGAGGCGGAACCGCTGGCCCGGCATTTCTCCGATGTCTTCCGGGACTACGAGGCGATCGTGACGCCGTCCGGATCGTGCGGGGCGATGGTGCGGGAGCTGTATCCGCGGATGGGTGAGCGGGCCCGGGCCGAGGGGCGCGGGGAGAGCCTCGCGACCACTCTCGCTCCGGTGGTGCCGAAGACGTACGAGCTGACGGAGTTCCTGGTGGACGTGCTGGGGGTGACGGACGTCGGGGCGTACTACCCGCACACGGTGACCTACCACCCGACCTGTCACGGACTGCGAAGCCTCGGTCTCGGTGACCGGCCCCGGCGGCTGCTCCAGGCGGTCAAGGGACTCGAGCTCAAGGAGCTTCCGGGCGCCGACGAGTGCTGCGGCTTCGGTGGCACCTTCGCGCTGAAGAACGCCGATGTCTCGGCGGCGATGGGCGCGGACAAGGTGCGCAACGCCGAGTCGACGGGCGCGGAGGTGCTGTGCGCCGCCGACAACTCGTGCCTCATGCACATCGGGGGCACGATGGGCCGGCTGGAGTCGGGCATGCGGCCGGTGCACATCGCGGAGATCCTGGCGAGCACGGAGGAGGAACCGGCCGTATGAGCGGAACGTTCGTAGGGATGCCGGCCTTCCCGAAGGCCGCGCACGAGGCGGTCAACAACCCGACGCTGCGCGGCAATCTGCGCCACGCCACGCACACGATCCGCGCCAAGCGGGAGAAGGCCGTCAGTGAGGTCTCCGACTGGGCGGAGCTGCGCGAGGCGGGCAAGCAGATCAAGGACCACACGCTGCGTCATCTCGACCGCTACCTCGTGCAGTTGGAGGAGTCGGTCGTGGCGGCGGGCGGCACCGTCCACTGGGCCGCCGACGCCGACGAGGCCAACGAGATCGTGACCAAACTCGTCAAGATGACCGGCGAGTCGGAGGTCGTCAAGGTCAAGTCGATGGCCACGCAGGAGATCGGGCTCAACGAGGCTCTGGAGGCCGAGGGCATCCGGGCCTACGAGACCGATCTCGCCGAGCTGATCGTGCAGTTGGGCAAGGACCGGCCCTCGCACATCCTCGTCCCGGCGATCCACCGCAACCGGGGCGAGATCCGGGACATCTTCGCGCGCGAGATGAGCGAGTGGGGTCGCCCGGCCCCCGAGGGCCTCACCGACACGCCCGCCGAACTCGCCGAGGCCGCCCGCCTGCACCTGCGGGAGAAGTTCCTGCGCGCCAAGGTCGGCATCTCCGGCGCCAACTTCATGGTCGCCGACACCGGCACCCTGGTGGTCGTGGAGTCCGAGGGCAACGGCCGGATGTGTCTGACCCTGCCCGAGACGCTGATCTCGGTCGTCGGCATCGAGAAGATCGTGCCGACCTGGCAGGACCTGGAGGTCTTCCTCCAGACGCTCCCCCGCTCCTCGACCGCCGAGCGCATGAACCCGTACACGTCCACCTGGACAGGTACCAGGGACGAGGACGGCCCGCAGAACTTCCATCTGGTGCTGCTCGACAACGGGCGCTCCGACACGCTCGCCGACGAGGTCGGCCGCCAGGCCCTGCGCTGCATCCGCTGTTCGGCGTGCCTGAACGTGTGCCCGGTGTACGAGCGGGCCGGCGGCCACGCCTACGGCTCGGTCTACCCGGGCCCGATCGGCGCGATCCTCAGCCCCCAGCTCCGGGGCACGGCAAGCGAGATCGACGCCTCGCTGCCGTATGCGTCGAGTCTCTGCGGGGCCTGCTACGAGGTCTGCCCGGTCGCCATCGACATCCCCGAGGTGCTGGTGCATCTGCGGGAGCGGATCGTGGAGGGCGGGCCGGTGGTCCGCGAAGGCAACAAGGTGGTGCTGAAGCCCGCCAAGGGACACGCGGCCGAGCGGGCGGCGATGCGGGCGGCCCGCTGGGCGTTCGCCCATCCGGGCGCACTGCGCACCGGCCAGCGGCTGGCCTCGCGTACCCGACGCCTGCATCCGCGCAGTCTGCCCGGTCCCGGCAAGGCGTGGAGCGGCACCCGTGATCTGCCCGCCGTGCCCGCGGAACCCTTCCGCGACTGGTGGCAGCGCACCAACGGTGGCAAGGAGGGCGGCAAGTGAGCAGCAGGGAACGGATCCTGGGCCGGGTGCGGCGCGCGCTGGCCGACGCCCCGAGCGAGGACACCCCGATCGAGCGCGGGTATCTGCGCGAGCACGGCGACCGGAGCGTCGAGGAGACGGTGGAACTGCTGGCCGAGAACCTCGCGGACTACCGGGCGATCGTGCACCGCTCTACGGCGGCCGACCTGCCGGCGACGCTCGCCGGGATGCTCGCGGCACGGGGTGCGAAGACGGTGCTCGTACCGCCGGGGCTGGACGGTTCATGGCTGGCGCAGGCCGATACCGAGCAGGTCCCGGACCGGGTCGAGAGCACCCCGCACGAACTGGACCGGGTCGACAGCGTGGTCACGGCGTGCGCGGTGGCGGTCGCCGAGACCGGCACCATCGTGCTGGACGGGGGCCCGGACCAGGGCCGCCGCCGCATCACCCTCGTCCCGGACCATCACATCTGTGTCGTACGGGTCCCGGACCAGGTCGTCTCCTCCGTGCCGCAGGCCCTCGAACGCCTCGACCCGGTACGCCCGTTGACATGGATCTCGGGCCCCTCGGCGACCAGCGACATCGAACTGGACCGGGTCGAGGGGGTGCACGGTCCGCGCACCCTCGAGGTGGTGCTGGTGGACCCTCAGGCGAGCGCGGAGGTCAACTCGTAGCGCCCTGAGGGGAGTTCGAAGGACGCGGTGCCGTCCTCGAAGCCCAGGTACGTCACCCCCTTGACGCGTGACAGGGGGGTGCGGCTCTCGCGCACGGAGACGGGGTCGCTCGTGGGGATGCGCAGGGTCGCGGTGCTGTTGGCGGGGACCGCGACCCGGTGCCTGAACTCGCTCTCCCGCACCGCCCATTCGCTGACGATCTCGCCGTACGGCGACCGGTGCGAGCAGGAGACCTGGGTGATCCTGCCGGTCGGGTCGAGGTGGGGCCGCAGGTGGAAGTGCTTGAAGCCCGGGTGGGCCGGGTCCTTCGCGATACCGGCCATGCTCTCGTACATCCACTCCATGATCGCGCCGTAGGAGTAGTGGTTGAACGAGTTCATCTCGACCGGCCCGAAGCCCTCCTCCTTCGCGTACGAG includes:
- a CDS encoding LUD domain-containing protein, which translates into the protein MSSRERILGRVRRALADAPSEDTPIERGYLREHGDRSVEETVELLAENLADYRAIVHRSTAADLPATLAGMLAARGAKTVLVPPGLDGSWLAQADTEQVPDRVESTPHELDRVDSVVTACAVAVAETGTIVLDGGPDQGRRRITLVPDHHICVVRVPDQVVSSVPQALERLDPVRPLTWISGPSATSDIELDRVEGVHGPRTLEVVLVDPQASAEVNS
- a CDS encoding (Fe-S)-binding protein; protein product: MRVALFLTCVNDTLYPDTGRAVVKLLTRLGVDVDFPMSQTCCGQAHYNTGYRHEAEPLARHFSDVFRDYEAIVTPSGSCGAMVRELYPRMGERARAEGRGESLATTLAPVVPKTYELTEFLVDVLGVTDVGAYYPHTVTYHPTCHGLRSLGLGDRPRRLLQAVKGLELKELPGADECCGFGGTFALKNADVSAAMGADKVRNAESTGAEVLCAADNSCLMHIGGTMGRLESGMRPVHIAEILASTEEEPAV
- a CDS encoding bifunctional aldolase/short-chain dehydrogenase, whose translation is MATHPEAAALLARSHRLGSDARNTNYAGGNASAKGTDTDPVTGGDVELMWVKGSGGDLGTLTEGGLAVLRLDRMRALVDVYPGVEREDEMVAAFDYCLHGKGGAAPSIDTAMHGLVEAAHVDHLHPDSGIALACAADGEKLTAECFGDTVAWVPWRRPGFQLGLDIAAIKAANPQAIGVVLGGHGITAWGDTAEECERNSLHIIRTAEKFLEEHGKAEPFGPVIEGYGALPEADRRERAAALAPYVRAVASQDKPQVGHFNDSEAVLEFLARAEHPRLAALGTSCPDHFLRTKVRPLVLDLPPTAPLEEAIARLDVLHAEYREEYAAYYQRHALPDSPAMRGADPAIVLVPGVGMFSFGKDKQTARVAGEFYVNAINVMRGAEAVSAYAPIEESEKFRIEYWALEEAKLQRMPKPKPLATRVALVTGAGSGIGKAIAQRLVAEGACVVVADLNAENASAVAEELGGPDKAVAVTVDVTSEEQIAESFRAAVLAFGGVDLVVNNAGISISKPLLETSAKDWDLQHDIMARGSFLVSREAARVMIAQKLGGDIVYIASKNAVFAGPNNIAYSATKADQAHQVRLLAAELGEHGIRVNGVNPDGVVRGSGIFAGGWGAKRAAVYGVEEEKLGEFYAQRTILKREVLPEHVANAVFALTGGELTHTTGLHVPVDAGVAAAFLR
- a CDS encoding rhamnulokinase family protein, with translation MSASVKSYAAVDLGASSGRVMVGRVGPDSLELSEAHRFVNRPVRVPEGLRWDILSLYGGVLDGLRAAGQVDSVGIDSWAVDYGLLDADGALLGNPVHYRDSRTEGVAQKVWATVPAPELYAATGLQYAPFNTLYQLVADRLVGAQRLLLIPDLLTYWLTGEQGTELTNASTTQLIDPRTRAWSYDIAERVGIDLELFAPLRQPGDPAGLLRPEVLEETGLRGPVPVTAVGSHDTASAVAAVPASGERFAYICTGTWSLAGLELDAPVLTEESRAANFTNELGLDGTVRYLRNIMGLWLLQECVRAWGDPDLGELLLDAAKVPALRSVVDAGDAKFLAPGRMPERIAEACRASGQPVPVSPAEVTRCILDSLALAHRKAVDEAQRLAGHPVDVVHVVGGGTRNALLCQLTADACGLPVVAGPTEAAALGNVLVQARAHGLVRDLAGGRELLTRTQPLTRYEPRGDSARWREAQARLAGD
- the rhaI gene encoding L-rhamnose isomerase, producing MTELAAVKAALKTQAVETPSWAYGNSGTRFKVFAQQGVPRTPQEKLEDAAQVHAFTGVAPTVALHIPWDKVEDYAALAKFAEERGVKLGAINSNTFQDDDYKLGSICHPDASVRRKALGHLLECVDIMDATGSQDLKLWFADGTNYPGQDDLRARQDRLAEGLSEVYDRLGDGQRMLLEYKFFEPAFYSTDVPDWGTAYAHCLKLGHKAQVVVDTGHHAPGTNIEFIVATLLREGKLGGFDFNSRFYADDDLMVGAADPFQLFRIMYEVIRGGGYTPDVAFMLDQCHNIEAKIPAIIRSVMNVQEATAKALLVDRDALAVAQREGDVLEANAVLMDAYNTDVRPLLAELREETGLDANPIAAYKRSGWAEKIVAERVGGEQAGWGA
- a CDS encoding sugar ABC transporter ATP-binding protein codes for the protein MTHPSTTGPAPVLALRDISKSFGAVRALRDVSLELFPGEVHALAGENGAGKSTLIKTLAGVHRPDSGQVVLDGEPVLFHGPGDARDAGIAVIYQEPTLFPDLSIAENIFMGRQPRRALGRIDHKSTHAATLALMQRLGVELDPDRPARGLSIADQQIVEIAKALSFEARVLIMDEPTAALTGSEVARLFGVVKALREQGAAVLFISHRLEEIFRICQRVTTLRDGAWIASEPIEGMTEDDLVRRMVGRDLDDLYPKQDVRPGEVALTVSRLTREGVFTDVSFEVRKGEIVGLAGLVGAGRTEVARAVFGIDRWDAGEVSVDGRALVNGAPSTAMAAGLALVPEDRRAQGLVMDMSIERNIGLTGLRTTVKAGLMDRGAERSRSLDWAVKLQVKYARIADTVNTLSGGNQQKVVLAKWLATGPKVLIVDEPTRGIDVGTKAEVHRLLSELAADGVAILMISSDLPEILGMADRVLVMHEGRLTAEIPRSDATEETVMAAATGRAAA
- a CDS encoding LutB/LldF family L-lactate oxidation iron-sulfur protein, which gives rise to MSGTFVGMPAFPKAAHEAVNNPTLRGNLRHATHTIRAKREKAVSEVSDWAELREAGKQIKDHTLRHLDRYLVQLEESVVAAGGTVHWAADADEANEIVTKLVKMTGESEVVKVKSMATQEIGLNEALEAEGIRAYETDLAELIVQLGKDRPSHILVPAIHRNRGEIRDIFAREMSEWGRPAPEGLTDTPAELAEAARLHLREKFLRAKVGISGANFMVADTGTLVVVESEGNGRMCLTLPETLISVVGIEKIVPTWQDLEVFLQTLPRSSTAERMNPYTSTWTGTRDEDGPQNFHLVLLDNGRSDTLADEVGRQALRCIRCSACLNVCPVYERAGGHAYGSVYPGPIGAILSPQLRGTASEIDASLPYASSLCGACYEVCPVAIDIPEVLVHLRERIVEGGPVVREGNKVVLKPAKGHAAERAAMRAARWAFAHPGALRTGQRLASRTRRLHPRSLPGPGKAWSGTRDLPAVPAEPFRDWWQRTNGGKEGGK